Proteins co-encoded in one Arachis stenosperma cultivar V10309 chromosome 7, arast.V10309.gnm1.PFL2, whole genome shotgun sequence genomic window:
- the LOC130940855 gene encoding N-glycosylase/DNA lyase OGG1: MHTINFKLNFNLRRIIVMKPKKSPNAKPPSTPPTPQIKTLHRTRRSIVKPPIASSIPKPLQSNPNCEWVPLNLTRQELSLPLTFPTGQTFRWKNTGPNQFTGVVSSHLVSLKHLQNGDVSYCLHSTHAHHHHHCRQAMEALLDFLNAGVLLSNLWNVFSESDVRFAQLAEHLGGARVLRQDPFECLIQFLCSSNNNIGRITKMVDYISSLGTYLGTVEGFKFHAFPTLEQLSLVSEEQLRKAGFGYRAKYIVGTVSALRLKPEGGEEWLRSLRELDLEEVICALCTLPGVGPKVAACIALFSLDQHHAIPVDTHVWQIATRYLLPELAGSRLTPKLCDRVAEAFVTKYGKYAGWAQTLLFIAELPSQKALLPSHLWTIEQRNHGKKEDSEEEVG; this comes from the exons ATGCACACGATCAATTTCAAGCTCAATTTCAATTTGAGACGAATCATTGTCATGAAGCCAAAAAAATCCCCAAACGCAAAACCTCCATCGACGCCTCCAACTCCACAAATCAAAACCCTCCACAGAACCCGCCGCTCCATCGTCAAACCACCAATAGCATCATCCATTCCGAAACCCTTACAATCCAATCCCAACTGCGAGTGGGTCCCACTCAATCTCACGCGCCAAGAACTCTCGCTCCCGCTCACCTTCCCCACCGGTCAAACCTTCCGCTGGAAAAACACCGGCCCCAATCAATTCACTGGCGTTGTTTCCTCCCACCTAGTTTCCCTCAAGCACCTCCAAAACGGCGACGTTTCATACTGCCTCCATTCAACACAcgcccaccaccaccaccactgcCGTCAGGCCATGGAGGCACTCCTCGATTTTCTAAACGCCGGCGTTTTGCTCTCCAACCTCTGGAATGTGTTCTCCGAATCCGATGTCAGGTTCGCCCAGCTGGCGGAGCACCTCGGCGGCGCCAGGGTGCTCCGACAAGACCCGTTTGAGTGCTTGATCCAATTCCTGTGTTCATCGAACAACAACATTGGGAGGATTACCAAGATGGTGGATTACATTTCCTCTTTGGGGACATACTTGGGCACTGTTGAGGGATTCAAGTTCCATGCTTTTCCCACTTTAGAGCAGCTCTCCTTGGTCTCGGAGGAACAGCTTAGAAAAGCTGGTTTTGGTTACAG GGCAAAGTATATAGTTGGGACAGTGAGTGCTTTGCGATTGAAACCAGAAGGAGGCGAAGAATGGCTTAGATCTCTGCGTGAGTTGGATCTGGAAGAAGTTATATGTGCACTTTGTACATTGCCTGGGGTGGGTCCTAAGGTGGCTGCTTGCATTGCTCTATTCTCCCTTGATCAGCATCATGCCATTCCTGTTGACACCCATGTCTGGCAG ATTGCTACGAGGTACCTCTTACCTGAGCTTGCAGGTTCCCGGTTGACGCCTAAGCTCTGTGATCGTGTTGCGGAGGCTTTTGTAACCAAATATGGTAAATATGCTGGCTGGGCCCAGACTCTTCTATTTATAGCAGAATTACCTTCACAAAAGGCCCTCCTCCCTTCACATTTGTGGACTATTGAGCAGCGCAACCATGGAAAGAAGGAAGATAGTGAAGAGGAAGTTGGTTAA